One window of Henckelia pumila isolate YLH828 unplaced genomic scaffold, ASM3356847v2 CTG_525:::fragment_3, whole genome shotgun sequence genomic DNA carries:
- the LOC140873038 gene encoding 26S proteasome non-ATPase regulatory subunit 1 homolog A-like, translating into MASAATMVSSAGGLLAMLNESHPALKLHALSNLNSFVDYFWPEISTSVPIIESLYEDEEFDQRQLAALLVSKVFYYLGELNDSLSYALGAGPLFDVSEDSDYVHTILAKAIDEYASLKTKAAETKDEPTKVDSRLEAIVERMLDKCIVDGKNQQAIGMAIECRRLDKLEEAVIKSDNIHATINYCIDVSHSFVNRREYRREVLRLLVKVYQQLPSPDYLSICQRLMFLDEREVVASILEKLLRSEVEDDALLAFQIAFDLVENEHQAFLLSVRDRLPSPKPQLSATTQSGSSQPDSAQSGSVVPSQDVQMTDGTQESSNSLNLGQRDEVYAERLAKIRGILSGETSIQLTLQFLYSHNKSDLLILKTIKQSVEVRNSVCHSATIYANAIMHAGTTVDTFLRENLDWLSRATNWAKFSATAGLGVIHRGHLQQGRSLMAPYLPQGGTGGGGGSPYSEGGALYALGLIHANHGEGIKQFLRDSLGSTNIEVIQHGACLGLGLAALGTADDDIFEDIKNVLYTDSAVAGEAAGISLGLLMVGTASEKAKELLAYAHETQHEKIIRGLALGIALTVYGREEEADTLIEQMTRDQDPILRYGGMYALALAYRGTANNKAIRQLLHFAVSDVSDDVRRTAVLALGFVLYSDPEQTPRIVSLLSESYNPHVRYGAALAVGISCAGTGLSEAISLLEPLMSDVVDFVRQGALIAMAMVMVQTSEAIDSRVGTFRRQLEKIIVDKHEDTMSKMGAILASGILDAGGRNVTIKLLSKSKHDKITAVVGLAVFSQFWYWYPLIYFISLAFSPTAFIGLNHDLKAPKFEFLSHAKPSLFEYPKPTTVPTTTASVKLPTAVLSTSARAKARASKKEAEKASGAEPSVVLGSGKGKAVDKDGDAMQVDSTAEKKAEPEPYFEILTNPARVVSAQEKCIKFLEESRYIPVKSAPTGFVLLKDLRPHEPEQLSLTDAPSSTASNAGGSSAGQQGSASAMAVDDEPAPPQPFEYTS; encoded by the exons ATGGCGTCCGCGGCGACGATGGTGAGCTCTGCCGGAGGGCTTCTGGCGATGCTGAACGAGAGCCACCCGGCGCTCAAGCTGCACGCGCTCTCCAACCTCAACTCCTTCGTGGACTATTTCTGGCCGGAGATCTCGACTTCCGTTCCGATTAT AGAAAGTTTATATGAAGATGAAGAGTTTGATCAAAGGCAACTTGCTGCTTTGCTTGTTTCAAAG GTTTTCTATTATCTAGGTGAACTCAATGACTCGTTATCATATGCCCTGGGTGCTGGCCCTCTATTTGATGTTTCAGAAGATTCAGACTATGTTCATACTATTCTTG CCAAAGCAATCGATGAGTATGCTAGTCTCAAGACTAAGGCAGCTGAGACAAAGGATGAACCCACGAAGGTTGACTCTAGACTGGAGGCGATTGTTGAGAGAATGCTTGATAA ATGTATAGTAGATGGGAAAAACCAACAAGCTATAGGAATGGCCATTGAATGCAGACGATTGGATAAACTCGAGGAAGCAGTTATAAAGAGTGATAATATTCATGCTACAATCAATTATTGCATCGATGTCTCACATTCGTTTGTGAATCGAAGAGAATATCGTCGTGAG GTACTCCGTCTGCTTGTCAAAGTGTATCAGCAATTGCCTTCTCCTGATTATCTGAGCATTTGTCAGCGCCTAATGTTTTTGGACGAGCGCGAGGTTGTAGCAAGTATATTAGAGAAATTATTACGATCAGAAGTCGAGGATGATGCACTTTTGGCATTTCAGATAGCATTTGATCTTGTGGAGAATGAGCACCAGGCTTTTCTTTTGAGTGTCCGAGATCGGCTTCCAAGTCCTAAGCCCCAGCTTTCAGCGACCACACAGTCAGGGTCTAGTCAACCCGATTCTGCTCAAAGTGGAAGTGTTGTCCCATCACAGGATGTTCAAATGACAGATGGTACTCAAGAAAGTAGTAATTCCTTAAATCTAGGCCAGCGGGATGAAGTTTATGCAGAGAGGCTGGCAAAAATAAGAGGAATTTTGTCCGGAGAGACTTCTATACAACTGACTCTGCAATTCTTGTACAGTCATAACAA ATCAGATCTTCTCATTCTTAAGACAATAAAGCAATCTGTTGAGGTGCGAAATAGTGTTTGCCACAGTGCAACTATATATGCTAATGCTATTATGCATGCGGGAACAACTGTGGATACATTTCTTCGCGAGAATCTG GACTGGTTGAGCAGGGCTACAAATTGGGCTAAATTTAGTGCCACAGCAGGTCTTGGTGTTATCCACAGAGGCCATCTGCAACAAGGAAGATCACTCATGGCTCCATACTTGCCACAGGGTGGAACTGGCGGCGGTGGTGGCAGTCCATATTCTGAAGGTGGAGCTTTATATGCTCTTGGTTTAATTCATGCAAACCATGGGGAAGGCATCAAACAGTTTCTTCGTGACAGCTTGGGGAGTACTAATATTGAG GTTATTCAACATGGTGCCTGCCTGGGTCTTGGTTTGGCAGCCTTAGGAACTGCTGACGATGACATCTTTGAGGACATAAAAAATGTGCTATATACAGACAGTGCTGTTGCCGGTGAAGCTGCTGGCATTAGTCTGGGTTTACTGATGGTTGGAACTGCAAGTGAGAAAGCCAAGGAATTGCTCGCATATGCACATGAGACCCAGCACGAGAAGATAATACG GGGTTTGGCATTGGGGATAGCACTTACAGTCTATGGGAGAGAAGAGGAAGCTGATACACTCATTGAGCAAATGACTCGCGATCAAGACCCTATATTGCGCTATGGAGGCATGTATGCTTTGGCTTTGGCATACAGGGGAACAGCAAACAATAAGGCAATACGTCAATTGTTGCACTTTGCTGTCTCTGATGTGAGCGATGACGTTCGACGAACTGCTGTTCTTGCACTTGGGTTCGTCTTATATTCTGATCCTGAGCAG ACTCCTCGTATAGTTTCCCTGTTATCCGAGTCCTACAACCCTCATGTTCGATACGGTGCCGCATTGGCAGTCGGAATTTCATGTGCTGGCACTGGTCTTAGCGAGGCCATATCATTGCTGGAACCTTTGATGTCAGATGTTGTGGACTTTGTGCGTCAAGGTGCCCTAATTGCAATGGCAATGGTTATGGTTCAGACAAGTGAAGCCATTGATTCTCGAGTTGGTACTTTCAG GCGGCAATTGGAAAAAATTATCGTTGATAAGCATGAAGACACGATGAGCAAGATGGGTGCAATTCTGGCTTCTGGGATCCTGGATGCTGGTGGAAGGAATGTGACAATCAAGTTACTTTCGAAGtcaaaacatgataaaattACTGCTGTTGTTGGTCTTGCTGTGTTTAGCCAATTTTGGTACTGGTACCCACTTATTTATTTCATTAGCCTGGCATTTTCACCAACCGCCTTCATTGGTCTGAACCACGATCTCAAAGCGCCGAAGTTCGAATTCTTGTCTCATGCTAAGCCATCATTGTTCGAGTACCCTAAGCCTACTACAGTACCGACGACAACAGCCTCTGTCAAGCTACCCACCGCGGTTTTGTCTACGTCAGCTAGAGCAAAGGCCAGGGCTAGTAAGAAGGAGGCAGAGAAGGCATCTGGTGCAGAGCCAAGTGTTGTCCTTGGATCTGGAAAGGGGAAAGCTGTCGACAAGGATGGGGATGCTATGCAG GTCGATAGCACGGCAGAAAAGAAGGCTGAACCCGAGCCATATTTTGAAATATTGACCAACCCTGCCAGAGTCGTTTCTGCGCAAGAAAAATGCATCAAATTCCTCGAAGAAAGCAGATACATTCCGGTGAAGTCTGCTCCCACAGGATTCGTGCTGTTGAAAGATTTGCGCCCTCACGAACCCGAACAGTTGTCTCTTACCGATGCACCATCATCAACAGCATCAAATGCAGGTGGATCATCTGCTGGACAACAGGGTTCAGCCTCTGCAATGGCTGTTGATGACGAGCCTGCCCCTCCACAACCATTTGAATACACGTCATGA